Proteins from a genomic interval of Ciona intestinalis chromosome 9, KH, whole genome shotgun sequence:
- the LOC100175210 gene encoding uncharacterized protein LOC100175210 isoform X1, with product MFRGWIFLQSLIFITTARAYFGLTGKSQLREWRSIRLQSSSIASLGDFNIDEPEPSRDFQPIDLSPTTQYNRKRVANHARRTLSDQALQSNRTKYNRPFSIPKMDIQANIPAFSRPNKNNQNPTKPRHDDVTSGPTYITSKFTSSRRPHNYRRRNSTSQRVKLNTFSQYQQSARKPEYYIRGLNLSAIVGNPSVPHVRSERESGKKRDLFGIHRKPSTYFVSSSFHQSLPSSSVNMRPMEEHISERSQTVSNTSRNIAELSHINSYNSFVNERKQRLEPLAEPNKINRIQARRMCDSFKLTTSQRRKCKRDPGLPQVLSEATHIAALECQYQFRYERWNCSLGTTRIHILNKGNKETAFLFSISSAGLTHSIARACAKGHLRRCSCDDSYIGHVTDQSWRWGGCSDNVHYAAKFVRRFLRSRSTSRDIRAEVDKHNSDLGIRVVKSNLIEKCKCHGVSGSCTTKTCWRKVVPFYEISRKIKRAYDKAVKVGSINNLNGRTRLIRLRRSRLRQRKSARASMTSSTTQYPNSSAPPDRRNVASNTFKSNVPLSGRSQSVLKEESPRNKELVYLENSPSYCRKSRYSEGTKGRICENERSCHRMCCGRGYTTHVRVVRSSCECVMKWCCVVHCNTCTERKMIHTCR from the exons ATGTTTCGTGGATggatatttttacaaagtttgatttttatcaCAACTGCGAGAGCTTATTTTGG ATTAACCGGGAAGAGCCAATTAAGGGAATGGAGGAGCATCCGTTTACAATCATCGTCAATTGCTTCCCTTGGTGATTTCAACATTGATGAACCTGAACCATCTCGAGATTTTCAACCGATTGACCTCAGCCCTACGACACAGTACAACAGAAAACGAG ttgcAAACCATGCCCGTCGAACATTATCCGACCAAGCCCTTCAATCCAATCGTACAAAATACAACAGGCCATTTTCAATACCCAAGATGGAC ATACAAGCCAATATTCCAGCGTTTTCACggccaaataaaaataaccaaaaccCGACTAAGCCacgtcacgatgacgtcaccTCTGGCCCAACTTACATCACAAGCAAGTTTACGTCATCACGCCGACCACATAACTACAGACGCAGGAACTCTACTTCTCAACGAGTTAAATTGAATACCTTCAGCCAATATCAGCAATCGGCTCGAAAACCAGAATATTACATTCGTGGGTTAAACCTATCCGCAATTGTCGGAAACCCATCCGTTCCCCATGTGCGCAGTGAAAGAGAAAGCGGAAAGAAAAGAGATCTGTTCGGAATTCACCGGAAACCATCGacttatttcgtctcttcatCTTTCCACCAATCTTTACCGTCCTCTAGTGTTAATATGCGGCCGATGGAAGAACATATTTCAGAAAGATCTCAAACTGTCTCGAACACCTCGAGAAACATTGCCGAACTGAGCCACATCAATTCATATAACTCCTTCGTTAATGAAAGAAAACAGCGACTTGAGCCACTTGCAGAACCGAACAAAATCAACAGAATACAAGCAAGAAGAATGTGTGatagttttaaacttacaacGAGCCAGCGTAGGAAATGTAAACGTGACCCTGGTTTGCCCCAGGTTCTATCCGAGGCCACCCACATAGCTGCATTAGAGTGTCAGTATCAGTTTCGATACGAAAGGTGGAATTGTTCTTTAGGAACGACAAGAATTCACATATTGAACAAAG GTAACAAGGAAACTGCCTTTCTCTTCTCAATATCATCTGCTGGTCTTACTCACTCGATTGCAAGAGCTTGTGCAAAAGGCCACTTGAGGCGCTGCTCATGTGACGATAGCTATATTGGTCACGTGACGGACCAAAGCTGGCGATGGGGCGG ATGCAGTGATAATGTACATTACGCGGCAAAATTTGTTCGGCGATTTTTGAGATCCCGATCAACGAGTAGAGACATTCGAGCTGAAGTTGATAAACATAACAGCGATCTCGGAATTCGG GTTGTGAAATCTAATCTGATAGAAAAATGCAAATGTCACGGCGTGTCGGGTTCTTGTACAACAAAAACATGCTGGCGTAAGGTGGTTCCATTCTATGAGATAAGCAGAAAAATTAAACGGGCTTACGATAAAGCTGTAAAG GTTGGAAGCATAAACAACTTAAATGGTCGAACGCGGCTTATACGACTTCGACGAAGTCGATTGCGTCAAAGAAAATCTGCCCGTGcatcgatgacgtcatcaaccacACAATACCCAAACTCTTCAGCGCCACCAGACAGACGAAATGTTGCGTCGAATACTTTCAAGTCAAACGTTCCTTTGTCTGGAAGGTCACAGAGCGTTTTAAAAGAGGAGAGTCCCCGAAACAAAGAACTTGTATATTTGGAAAACTCGCCAAGTTATTGCCGAAAAAGCCGTTATTCTGAAGGAACCAAGGGGCGAATTTGTGAGAATGAACGGTCCTGCCACCGTATGTGTTGTGGCAGAGGATACACGACACACGTGCGCGTAGTACGCAGTTCTTGCGAATGTGTAATGAAATGGTGTTGCGTAGTACACTGCAATACGTGCACAGAACGAAAAATGATTCATACATGTAGATGA
- the LOC100175210 gene encoding uncharacterized protein LOC100175210 isoform X3 produces MVFHLSAQPHTRLTGKSQLREWRSIRLQSSSIASLGDFNIDEPEPSRDFQPIDLSPTTQYNRKRVANHARRTLSDQALQSNRTKYNRPFSIPKMDIQANIPAFSRPNKNNQNPTKPRHDDVTSGPTYITSKFTSSRRPHNYRRRNSTSQRVKLNTFSQYQQSARKPEYYIRGLNLSAIVGNPSVPHVRSERESGKKRDLFGIHRKPSTYFVSSSFHQSLPSSSVNMRPMEEHISERSQTVSNTSRNIAELSHINSYNSFVNERKQRLEPLAEPNKINRIQARRMCDSFKLTTSQRRKCKRDPGLPQVLSEATHIAALECQYQFRYERWNCSLGTTRIHILNKGNKETAFLFSISSAGLTHSIARACAKGHLRRCSCDDSYIGHVTDQSWRWGGCSDNVHYAAKFVRRFLRSRSTSRDIRAEVDKHNSDLGIRVVKSNLIEKCKCHGVSGSCTTKTCWRKVVPFYEISRKIKRAYDKAVKVGSINNLNGRTRLIRLRRSRLRQRKSARASMTSSTTQYPNSSAPPDRRNVASNTFKSNVPLSGRSQSVLKEESPRNKELVYLENSPSYCRKSRYSEGTKGRICENERSCHRMCCGRGYTTHVRVVRSSCECVMKWCCVVHCNTCTERKMIHTCR; encoded by the exons ATGGTTTTCCACCTGAGTGCCCAGCCCCATACAAG ATTAACCGGGAAGAGCCAATTAAGGGAATGGAGGAGCATCCGTTTACAATCATCGTCAATTGCTTCCCTTGGTGATTTCAACATTGATGAACCTGAACCATCTCGAGATTTTCAACCGATTGACCTCAGCCCTACGACACAGTACAACAGAAAACGAG ttgcAAACCATGCCCGTCGAACATTATCCGACCAAGCCCTTCAATCCAATCGTACAAAATACAACAGGCCATTTTCAATACCCAAGATGGAC ATACAAGCCAATATTCCAGCGTTTTCACggccaaataaaaataaccaaaaccCGACTAAGCCacgtcacgatgacgtcaccTCTGGCCCAACTTACATCACAAGCAAGTTTACGTCATCACGCCGACCACATAACTACAGACGCAGGAACTCTACTTCTCAACGAGTTAAATTGAATACCTTCAGCCAATATCAGCAATCGGCTCGAAAACCAGAATATTACATTCGTGGGTTAAACCTATCCGCAATTGTCGGAAACCCATCCGTTCCCCATGTGCGCAGTGAAAGAGAAAGCGGAAAGAAAAGAGATCTGTTCGGAATTCACCGGAAACCATCGacttatttcgtctcttcatCTTTCCACCAATCTTTACCGTCCTCTAGTGTTAATATGCGGCCGATGGAAGAACATATTTCAGAAAGATCTCAAACTGTCTCGAACACCTCGAGAAACATTGCCGAACTGAGCCACATCAATTCATATAACTCCTTCGTTAATGAAAGAAAACAGCGACTTGAGCCACTTGCAGAACCGAACAAAATCAACAGAATACAAGCAAGAAGAATGTGTGatagttttaaacttacaacGAGCCAGCGTAGGAAATGTAAACGTGACCCTGGTTTGCCCCAGGTTCTATCCGAGGCCACCCACATAGCTGCATTAGAGTGTCAGTATCAGTTTCGATACGAAAGGTGGAATTGTTCTTTAGGAACGACAAGAATTCACATATTGAACAAAG GTAACAAGGAAACTGCCTTTCTCTTCTCAATATCATCTGCTGGTCTTACTCACTCGATTGCAAGAGCTTGTGCAAAAGGCCACTTGAGGCGCTGCTCATGTGACGATAGCTATATTGGTCACGTGACGGACCAAAGCTGGCGATGGGGCGG ATGCAGTGATAATGTACATTACGCGGCAAAATTTGTTCGGCGATTTTTGAGATCCCGATCAACGAGTAGAGACATTCGAGCTGAAGTTGATAAACATAACAGCGATCTCGGAATTCGG GTTGTGAAATCTAATCTGATAGAAAAATGCAAATGTCACGGCGTGTCGGGTTCTTGTACAACAAAAACATGCTGGCGTAAGGTGGTTCCATTCTATGAGATAAGCAGAAAAATTAAACGGGCTTACGATAAAGCTGTAAAG GTTGGAAGCATAAACAACTTAAATGGTCGAACGCGGCTTATACGACTTCGACGAAGTCGATTGCGTCAAAGAAAATCTGCCCGTGcatcgatgacgtcatcaaccacACAATACCCAAACTCTTCAGCGCCACCAGACAGACGAAATGTTGCGTCGAATACTTTCAAGTCAAACGTTCCTTTGTCTGGAAGGTCACAGAGCGTTTTAAAAGAGGAGAGTCCCCGAAACAAAGAACTTGTATATTTGGAAAACTCGCCAAGTTATTGCCGAAAAAGCCGTTATTCTGAAGGAACCAAGGGGCGAATTTGTGAGAATGAACGGTCCTGCCACCGTATGTGTTGTGGCAGAGGATACACGACACACGTGCGCGTAGTACGCAGTTCTTGCGAATGTGTAATGAAATGGTGTTGCGTAGTACACTGCAATACGTGCACAGAACGAAAAATGATTCATACATGTAGATGA
- the LOC100175210 gene encoding uncharacterized protein LOC100175210 isoform X2 — MNQNDVSDRGCHERKIQLTGKSQLREWRSIRLQSSSIASLGDFNIDEPEPSRDFQPIDLSPTTQYNRKRVANHARRTLSDQALQSNRTKYNRPFSIPKMDIQANIPAFSRPNKNNQNPTKPRHDDVTSGPTYITSKFTSSRRPHNYRRRNSTSQRVKLNTFSQYQQSARKPEYYIRGLNLSAIVGNPSVPHVRSERESGKKRDLFGIHRKPSTYFVSSSFHQSLPSSSVNMRPMEEHISERSQTVSNTSRNIAELSHINSYNSFVNERKQRLEPLAEPNKINRIQARRMCDSFKLTTSQRRKCKRDPGLPQVLSEATHIAALECQYQFRYERWNCSLGTTRIHILNKGNKETAFLFSISSAGLTHSIARACAKGHLRRCSCDDSYIGHVTDQSWRWGGCSDNVHYAAKFVRRFLRSRSTSRDIRAEVDKHNSDLGIRVVKSNLIEKCKCHGVSGSCTTKTCWRKVVPFYEISRKIKRAYDKAVKVGSINNLNGRTRLIRLRRSRLRQRKSARASMTSSTTQYPNSSAPPDRRNVASNTFKSNVPLSGRSQSVLKEESPRNKELVYLENSPSYCRKSRYSEGTKGRICENERSCHRMCCGRGYTTHVRVVRSSCECVMKWCCVVHCNTCTERKMIHTCR; from the exons ATGAATCAGAACGACGTCTCCGACCGTGGTTGCCACGAGAGAAAAATCCA ATTAACCGGGAAGAGCCAATTAAGGGAATGGAGGAGCATCCGTTTACAATCATCGTCAATTGCTTCCCTTGGTGATTTCAACATTGATGAACCTGAACCATCTCGAGATTTTCAACCGATTGACCTCAGCCCTACGACACAGTACAACAGAAAACGAG ttgcAAACCATGCCCGTCGAACATTATCCGACCAAGCCCTTCAATCCAATCGTACAAAATACAACAGGCCATTTTCAATACCCAAGATGGAC ATACAAGCCAATATTCCAGCGTTTTCACggccaaataaaaataaccaaaaccCGACTAAGCCacgtcacgatgacgtcaccTCTGGCCCAACTTACATCACAAGCAAGTTTACGTCATCACGCCGACCACATAACTACAGACGCAGGAACTCTACTTCTCAACGAGTTAAATTGAATACCTTCAGCCAATATCAGCAATCGGCTCGAAAACCAGAATATTACATTCGTGGGTTAAACCTATCCGCAATTGTCGGAAACCCATCCGTTCCCCATGTGCGCAGTGAAAGAGAAAGCGGAAAGAAAAGAGATCTGTTCGGAATTCACCGGAAACCATCGacttatttcgtctcttcatCTTTCCACCAATCTTTACCGTCCTCTAGTGTTAATATGCGGCCGATGGAAGAACATATTTCAGAAAGATCTCAAACTGTCTCGAACACCTCGAGAAACATTGCCGAACTGAGCCACATCAATTCATATAACTCCTTCGTTAATGAAAGAAAACAGCGACTTGAGCCACTTGCAGAACCGAACAAAATCAACAGAATACAAGCAAGAAGAATGTGTGatagttttaaacttacaacGAGCCAGCGTAGGAAATGTAAACGTGACCCTGGTTTGCCCCAGGTTCTATCCGAGGCCACCCACATAGCTGCATTAGAGTGTCAGTATCAGTTTCGATACGAAAGGTGGAATTGTTCTTTAGGAACGACAAGAATTCACATATTGAACAAAG GTAACAAGGAAACTGCCTTTCTCTTCTCAATATCATCTGCTGGTCTTACTCACTCGATTGCAAGAGCTTGTGCAAAAGGCCACTTGAGGCGCTGCTCATGTGACGATAGCTATATTGGTCACGTGACGGACCAAAGCTGGCGATGGGGCGG ATGCAGTGATAATGTACATTACGCGGCAAAATTTGTTCGGCGATTTTTGAGATCCCGATCAACGAGTAGAGACATTCGAGCTGAAGTTGATAAACATAACAGCGATCTCGGAATTCGG GTTGTGAAATCTAATCTGATAGAAAAATGCAAATGTCACGGCGTGTCGGGTTCTTGTACAACAAAAACATGCTGGCGTAAGGTGGTTCCATTCTATGAGATAAGCAGAAAAATTAAACGGGCTTACGATAAAGCTGTAAAG GTTGGAAGCATAAACAACTTAAATGGTCGAACGCGGCTTATACGACTTCGACGAAGTCGATTGCGTCAAAGAAAATCTGCCCGTGcatcgatgacgtcatcaaccacACAATACCCAAACTCTTCAGCGCCACCAGACAGACGAAATGTTGCGTCGAATACTTTCAAGTCAAACGTTCCTTTGTCTGGAAGGTCACAGAGCGTTTTAAAAGAGGAGAGTCCCCGAAACAAAGAACTTGTATATTTGGAAAACTCGCCAAGTTATTGCCGAAAAAGCCGTTATTCTGAAGGAACCAAGGGGCGAATTTGTGAGAATGAACGGTCCTGCCACCGTATGTGTTGTGGCAGAGGATACACGACACACGTGCGCGTAGTACGCAGTTCTTGCGAATGTGTAATGAAATGGTGTTGCGTAGTACACTGCAATACGTGCACAGAACGAAAAATGATTCATACATGTAGATGA
- the LOC100176756 gene encoding ORM1-like protein 2: MHTGTTNQVANPNTVVWNSPGIWITYSILTAFMHLVLLSMPWFSTSVAWTLTNVVHGVGMYFFLHTIKGTPFETSDQGKYRYSTHWEQMDSGTQFTAARKFFMTTPIVLYILASFYSKYEFTHFVINTSILLLSLLPKLPQLHGVRLFGINKY, from the coding sequence ATGCACACCGGAACTACCAACCAAGTTGCAAATCCTAACACTGTAGTTTGGAACAGCCCTGGAATATGGATCACCTACTCCATATTGACTGCATTCATGCATTTGGTCCTGCTTAGTATGCCATGGTTTAGTACGTCTGTTGCATGGACACTTACAAATGTAGTGCATGGTGTTGGAATGTATTTTTTCTTGCATACTATTAAAGGAACACCTTTTGAGACCTCTGACCAGGGAAAGTATAGATACTCGACACACTGGGAGCAAATGGATTCAGGAACTCAGTTCACTGCCGCAAGAAAATTTTTCATGACCACTCCAATTGTGTTGTACATACTTGCGAGTTTTTATTCAAAGTATGAATTCACCCACTTTGTGATAAACACATCCATTCTGCTTCTATCGCTACTTCCCAAGTTACCACAACTTCATGGTGTTAGATTGTTTGGAATAAACAAATACTGA